One genomic region from Tachysurus vachellii isolate PV-2020 chromosome 22, HZAU_Pvac_v1, whole genome shotgun sequence encodes:
- the nuak2 gene encoding NUAK family SNF1-like kinase 2, whose translation MSMEETRSVVSEGHHADRKWPLPGKRHAVKRHHHKHNLKHRYDFLETLGKGTYGKVKKAVDRTGKLVAIKSIRKENIKDEQDLIHIRREIEIMSSLNHPYIITIYEVFENKDKIVIVMEYASKGDLFDYICERHISEREARHTFRQIVSAVHYCHQNGIVHRDLKLENILLDANGDVKIADFGLSNLYRRDEYLQTYCGSPLYASPEIVNGRPYKGPEVDSWSLGVLLYALVHEAMPFDGQDYKTLVRQISRGDYRKPTKRSDACGLIRWMLMVNPDRRATLEEIAGHWWVNWGYQRPLLAENETTVGTTTTTTTTISMSSQTSNSARITDWLRRTSRPLLHSGSKMRCLLRPGGGVAGDAPITRQRSIRRSRKENNVSQMQENTAPKPFKGILKKRGSLKQKQCGEPQIPPVEEKITNVIVSLPVTQPPPPPPPSGPPPRKGILKKPVERESGYYSSSTESSDSTQTPHIELCTTMPPLFKSILKSNGKFSSGVLQEFGSLDQLPLPSGGVRSRPSMAISEDSILSSESFDRLDLPDRCEPAMKVDRLAAGGSMRGSVSADNLLDLKESRQELWDAGKMGESTFSITDCENVTEVYKSACNGTHISCVS comes from the exons ATGAGCATGGAGGAGACTCGGTCTGTGGTGTCGGAGGGGCATCATGCTGACCGGAAGTGGCCCTTACCGGGAAAACGGCACGCGGTCAAGCGGCATCATCACAAACACAACCTGAAGCACAGGTACGACTTCCTGGAGACTCTGGGCAAAGGAACATACGGCAAAGTGAAGAAAGCTGTGGACAGGACGGGGAAACTG gtgGCCATCAAATCTATTaggaaagaaaacattaaagatGAACAGGACCTTATTCACATCAGGAGAGAGATTGAGATCATGTCGTCCCTCAATCACCCCTACATCATCACCATATATGAGG tgtttgaaAATAAGGATAAGATTGTGATTGTGATGGAGTACGCCAGTAAAGGAGACTTATTCGACTACATCTGTGAGAGGCACATCTCTGAGCGTGAGGCCCGACACACCTTCAGACAGATCGTCTCAGCTGTGCACTACTGCCATCAG AACGGCATCGTGCACCGAGACCTGAAACTGGAGAACATCCTGCTGGATGCAAATGGAGACGTGAAG ATTGCTGATTTCGGTCTGTCGAACTTGTACCGGAGAGATGAATATCTGCAGACGTACTGTGGCAGCCCGCTGTACGCTTCTCCAGAGATCGTTAACGGACGACCGTATAAAGGACCAGAGGTGGACAGTTGGTCTCTGGGCGTCCTCCTGTACGCTTTGGTGCATGAAGCCATGCCGTTTGACGGCCAAGACTACAAAACGCTGGTGCGACAAATCAGCAGGGGAGACTACCGCAAACCCACCAAGCGATCAG ATGCATGTGGTTTGATCCGCTGGATGCTGATGGTAAACCCTGACCGAAGGGCCACTTTAGAGGAGATTGCAGGCCATTGGTGGGTTAATTGGGGCTACCAGCGTCCTCTCCTTGCTGAAAATGAAACGACGGtgggaacaacaacaacaacaacaacaacaatttccATGTCGTCACAAACAAGCAACTCTGCACGAATCACCGACTGGCTTCGAAGAACCTCTCGGCCTCTGCTGCACAGCGGCTCGAAAATGCGCTGCCTTCTGCGTCCAGGAGGAGGAGTCGCAGGAGACGCACCGATCACTCGTCAACGCTCGATTCGCAGGTCACGAAAAGAAAATAACGTCTCTCAGATGCAAGAAAACACTGCGCCGAAGCCATTTAAAGGCATCCTGAAAAAACGTGGCAGCTTAAAACAGAAGCAGTGTGGTGAGCCACAGATTCCACCAGTggaggaaaaaataacaaatgtaaTAGTATCGCTGCCTGTGACCcaacctccacctccacctccaccctcAGGCCCACCCCCTCGCAAGGGAATCCTGAAGAAGCCTGTAGAGAGGGAATCGGGTTATTACTCCTCATCCACTGAAAGCAGTGATTCCACTCAAACACCCCACATTGAGCTGTGCACTACGATGCCACCACTATTTAAATCAATCCTTAAGAGTAACGGAAAATTTTCCTCTGGTGTTTTGCAAGAGTTCGGCTCGCTGGACCAGCTACCCCTTCCGTCAGGGGGTGTCCGATCTCGTCCCAGCATGGCCATCAGTGAGGACAGCATCCTTTCATCAGAATCCTTTGATCGATTAGACCTGCCTGACCGCTGTGAACCCGCAATGAAGGTGGATCGTCTAGCAGCGGGTGGCTCCATGCGTGGCAGCGTTTCGGCCGACAATCTACTCGACCTGAAGGAAAGCAGGCAAGAATTATGGGATGCAGGCAAGATGGGAGAAAGCACCTTCTCCATCACGGACTGTGAAAACGTGACTGAAGTCTACAAGTCTGCCTGTAACGGAACCCACATTAGCTGTGTTTCTTGA